Genomic window (Streptomyces cadmiisoli):
GAGCCGGAGGGGCTGATGGGGTGAGGGGGTGCAAGACCGTATCCCCCGGCAGCCGGCCCGCGAAGCGCGCGGCGCCCTCGGCGCGGACGACGATCCCCGGCTCAGCGCTGAGCTGGCGGCGATGGTCGCCGGTGCCCGCAGGCGAGCCCTCAGGGACGGGGACCGCCATATCGACACCGCTCATCTGCTGCACTCGCTGCTGGAGTCCGACCCCGCCGTGCGCGCGGTGTTCGACGACGGCCCGCAACTGGCGCGACTGCTCGGCTACCTCGTGCAGCGCAGCATCGGCTACGGCCTGCGGTGGCAGAGCACGGTCGAGGACTCCGGCGCCCTTCCGCTCGTCCACGGCACCGAGGGCTACTCGCCGCTGGCCGCCGGCGCGATGTCCCACGCCGCCGAGCGGGCCGCGCGACGCGGTGACGACCAGGCACGCGGCGTCGATCTGCTCGCGGCGATCGTCATGGACCCGCAGGCACGCGCCGTCGAGGTGCTCGACCGTGCCGGTGTGGACGCGGGCGAGCTGCACGCCCGGATCGAGAAGGGCTGCGAGGAGTACGTGCCGGGCGGCGAGCCCGGCTGCTGACCCGCCGCGGGACGTCCACTCGCTGAGACAGGTGTCAACGGGGGTGACGCTCATGTCATCGCCTGTCATCATGTGCCGATGCCTACGTCAGTCAGCAGTCGGAACAGCTGCGGCAAGGGAGCCGCGCTCACCCTCGCGCTCGGGTCGGCGCTCGCCTTCGGCGGATCGGGTGTCGCCGCCAAGCCGCTGATCGAGGCCGGCCTGGATCCCCTGCACGTCGTATGGCTGCGGGTGGCCGGCGCGGCCCTGGTGATGCTGCCGCTCGCCGTGCGCCACCGCGCGCTGCTGCGCCGCCGT
Coding sequences:
- a CDS encoding Clp protease N-terminal domain-containing protein, which encodes MQDRIPRQPAREARGALGADDDPRLSAELAAMVAGARRRALRDGDRHIDTAHLLHSLLESDPAVRAVFDDGPQLARLLGYLVQRSIGYGLRWQSTVEDSGALPLVHGTEGYSPLAAGAMSHAAERAARRGDDQARGVDLLAAIVMDPQARAVEVLDRAGVDAGELHARIEKGCEEYVPGGEPGC